One stretch of Miscanthus floridulus cultivar M001 chromosome 18, ASM1932011v1, whole genome shotgun sequence DNA includes these proteins:
- the LOC136520856 gene encoding cysteine synthase-like isoform X1 yields MVGEEAGRRGIPSLLYPSSYACSEGQQEYIVSDVTQLIGWTPLIELKRIAGKDGVDARIIGKAEAYQPLCSVKDRCALRMIEDAEERGLISPGVTTLVEPTGGNMGLGLVLIAIRKGYRFVAVMPGQYSLDKQILLRYMGAELYLTDPSLGFPGVSAKVEQLKKELPNVHVLDQFSNKANTEAHIRWTGPEIWKDTAGKVDIFVAGSGTGGTVSGVGMYLKMQNPSIKIICVEPAESPVVSGGEPGKHKIQGIGPGFVPEVLDRSVIDEVVTVTTEEAMVNASRLAREEGLLVGISSGANLAACLKVAEREENKGKMIVTMFPTGGERYMNSDLFAAVREECIAMTF; encoded by the exons ATGGTGGGAGAGGAGGCCGGGAGGAGGGGGATTCCCTCTCTGCTCTATCCATCATCGTACGCTTGCAGCGAAGGGCAGCAGGAGTACATCGTCTCTGACGTCACGCAG CTCATTGGGTGGACACCTCTGATCGAGCTCAAGCGAATCGCCGGCAAGGATGGGGTCGATGCCCGGATCATCGGCAAGGCGGAGGCCTACCAGCCTCTCTGCTCCGTCAAGGATCGCTGCGCTTTGAG AATGATTGAAGATGCAGAGGAGAGGGGGTTGATTTCACCTGGTGTCACAACACTCGTGGAGCCAACAGGCGGTAACATGGGGTTGGGATTAGTCCTCATTGCTATTCGCAAGGGTTACAGGTTCGTTGCAGTTATGCCAGGTCAATACTCGCTCGATAAGCAGATCCTGTTGAGATACATGGGTGCAGAGCTGTATTTAACAG ATCCAAGCCTTGGGTTCCCGGGCGTAAGTGCGAAGGTTGAGCAGCTCAAAAAAGAATTGCCCAATGTACATGTTCTTGATCAGTTCTCGAACAAAGCAAATACTGAAGCACATATTAGATGGACTG GACCTGAGATTTGGAAGGACACTGCTGGCAAGGTGGACATATTTGTAGCTGGTTCAGGCACAGGAGGTACGGTATCTGGTGTTGGGATGTATCTGAAGATGCAAAACCCCAGTATCAAGATCATCTGTGTTGAGCCTGCAGAGAGTCCAGTTGTTTCAG GTGGTGAACCAGGCAAACACAAAATTCAGGGAATAGGACCAGGATTTGTACCTGAAGTACTGGACAGATCAGTTATTGATGAGGTTGTCACAGTGACAACTGAGGAGGCGATGGTGAACGCGAGCAGGTTGGCCAGGGAGGAGGGCCTTCTTGTGGGCATATCATCTGGAGCGAACTTGGCAGCTTGCTTGAAG GTTGcagagagagaagaaaataaggGAAAGATGATTGTCACCATGTTTCCAACCGGCGGCGAGAGATACATGAACTCTGACCTGTTTGCTGCTGTTAGAGAGGAGTGTATTGCCATGACATTTTGA
- the LOC136520856 gene encoding cysteine synthase-like isoform X2: MVGEEAGRRGIPSLLYPSSYACSEGQQEYIVSDVTQLIGWTPLIELKRIAGKDGVDARIIGKAEAYQPLCSVKDRCALRMIEDAEERGLISPGVTTLVEPTGGNMGLGLVLIAIRKGYRFVAVMPGQYSLDKQILLRYMGAELYLTGPEIWKDTAGKVDIFVAGSGTGGTVSGVGMYLKMQNPSIKIICVEPAESPVVSGGEPGKHKIQGIGPGFVPEVLDRSVIDEVVTVTTEEAMVNASRLAREEGLLVGISSGANLAACLKVAEREENKGKMIVTMFPTGGERYMNSDLFAAVREECIAMTF; the protein is encoded by the exons ATGGTGGGAGAGGAGGCCGGGAGGAGGGGGATTCCCTCTCTGCTCTATCCATCATCGTACGCTTGCAGCGAAGGGCAGCAGGAGTACATCGTCTCTGACGTCACGCAG CTCATTGGGTGGACACCTCTGATCGAGCTCAAGCGAATCGCCGGCAAGGATGGGGTCGATGCCCGGATCATCGGCAAGGCGGAGGCCTACCAGCCTCTCTGCTCCGTCAAGGATCGCTGCGCTTTGAG AATGATTGAAGATGCAGAGGAGAGGGGGTTGATTTCACCTGGTGTCACAACACTCGTGGAGCCAACAGGCGGTAACATGGGGTTGGGATTAGTCCTCATTGCTATTCGCAAGGGTTACAGGTTCGTTGCAGTTATGCCAGGTCAATACTCGCTCGATAAGCAGATCCTGTTGAGATACATGGGTGCAGAGCTGTATTTAACAG GACCTGAGATTTGGAAGGACACTGCTGGCAAGGTGGACATATTTGTAGCTGGTTCAGGCACAGGAGGTACGGTATCTGGTGTTGGGATGTATCTGAAGATGCAAAACCCCAGTATCAAGATCATCTGTGTTGAGCCTGCAGAGAGTCCAGTTGTTTCAG GTGGTGAACCAGGCAAACACAAAATTCAGGGAATAGGACCAGGATTTGTACCTGAAGTACTGGACAGATCAGTTATTGATGAGGTTGTCACAGTGACAACTGAGGAGGCGATGGTGAACGCGAGCAGGTTGGCCAGGGAGGAGGGCCTTCTTGTGGGCATATCATCTGGAGCGAACTTGGCAGCTTGCTTGAAG GTTGcagagagagaagaaaataaggGAAAGATGATTGTCACCATGTTTCCAACCGGCGGCGAGAGATACATGAACTCTGACCTGTTTGCTGCTGTTAGAGAGGAGTGTATTGCCATGACATTTTGA